The Labrus bergylta chromosome 23, fLabBer1.1, whole genome shotgun sequence genome includes the window GAAAGATCTCGTCCATGTAGGGCTCCCTCTGCTCCCGAGTGACTCTGGAGAACAGCAGGCAGGATATCAAAAAGTTGGTGCTGCAAAGAGCGGTGAAGAGGTATCCTTCAAATTTCTCCATTGTTCGCTCAGGAAATCCAATTAAAAAGCGAGTGCACTTCAAAATGTCTCcgtcgttttttgtttgtttgtttgtttgttttttttaaatcacataacTACAAGACCGCTGTGCAAACCAGCAAAGTAACTCCGTCCAGTCGCGATAAACggaagagtttaaaaaaagaaaaagaaaaaaaagaaatgttcacaGCTAACGGCTCGGCTTGGCAACTTGTACAAAAGCATTTAAGTTCCGCTTTTGTTCTATCTACTCTAACACCTCAGTTATGTGAAATAGTAGCGCcatgaaaataaacataatcTACATtcttaataattataatttaatatgtattttcttgattttaatgaacatttagcaacaaaaacaaacacaaaaaaaaagggggaactGCGCTCATAACGCGGTGTCGCCGTGTTATTGTTCCCCTTCATGTTCTGTGTGCGGTAACTTGAAGCAGGCTCGTCGCGGTTTCTTCACAGTTCATTTTGATGAAGATTATTGTCTAGCATGCATTTAACACATGACTTGGAGCTTTTCCCCGGTCGCAGGGTGACCCAGTTGCTTTTTAAAGACGTGAAAAATGCGGCTGAGCTGAGACAGTGTGCTGTGAAAGGTGAAGTAAACGGAGCCTTGATCAACCCGACGATGGTGAGGAAACACTGTTTTATCCCTCTTCCCCATTCTGCTGTTTTAGTTgtatatatttacagtctatgatattAACCAGCTAATTACTGTGTCATTTCCTGCACAGGTAAAGCTATTCATAGTCATAGCCTCTAAACAAAACAGGAAGCAAAAGGTGATTTATTGTAACCCTAGGACTTAACCatcactttctttttcatttgcagcttgTGAATCCTTTCCAGGTTCTAGTAGCTGCCAACAAGGCTGTTCACCTACAGACAATTGGAAAAATGAAGACCAGAAGTTTATACTCAGAAATCATCTTCAACTTGTCCCCTACTAATAATGTAAGTAACCAAACCCTAACTTCCTCTTCATTATCATAATTCACTTCTTCATCTGAAAATGCTTCTTTCAGGACTACACTGATTGTCGCTCTCGTTCGTTAACCTCCTTTGCGTGGGAGAGTCCGCCAGAGCAGCCACGTTTAACACGAGTGGACGAGCTGAATAGAAGTGTATCCTGTTGCTGTGTCTTCCTTCTGTACAGATCTCAGAGGCTTTTAAAAGGTTCGGGATCTCTGATGGTGACGAGTCAGTCATGGTGGTCCTGGTTCACAGCCGAGATGAGCCACAGCCTTTGTCGGATATCGTAGCCAGGGTGAATGGGCAGCAGGTGGCGGTGGAagatgtttcctctctgtcaaACAACACCAAAATCCAAAAGGTTCTGCATCTCCACTTTCCTTTTAATGGCCCTTTTCCATACAATGTAGACTTGCATAGGTATCGTGTTTATAAATACACGTGTCTGTGCTTAGCTTGACATCCAATAGGTCACATCTACaacatacatactgtacatactgttGGTTGTATGAATGTATAACTACCAGCTTAGATATGAAGTGATAATGTCTTTTCAGCCGCATTCAAATATTGAAATTGTTACTAAAAGGTTGTTACTTATTTCATTTCTGTAGCTTTTCTCTAAATCgttccccttttctctccacTGGTTTCAGCTGTATAAGGTGACTCCCCAGGAGGAAAGGTGTGGGACTCTGCTGGATGCCGTTGTATGCAGAATGGCCACCAAGGATGTCGTTTAGCTACAACAGGAAAAAGGGACCAAAACACGGCGAAAATACGCCTTGATTTGTTTGACCTAAacattgattttctgtttttcgaTGAATCCGCCACACATTTTGTAAAGTtccaaaattcaaaacattaaaaaaaagtcatactTGATGTATCGCTGCTCATGCTCAcagctgaaagaaaataaatcgtATTTTTTTATACGTCTTTTTATGGATTCACTAATGTTTCCTTCTGCAtacatgacattaaaaaaatatatattctgacGCTGACAGGTGGAGAAGAATTTGGATAGGCTGTACAGAAAGTCATGGAACTTCATTTTGCCTCATCCTGATTGTCCATGGCATCCATTTATGATCCACATCATTCAGACCTTTTCTTTTGAGTAGGGGGGGGAGACTTAGCTGAAAAtgatttttgtctttgaaaGATGACAATGTGTGAGTTCTCTGTCAGCAGTGGAGAGTGGTGTAAAGGTGGTCACCTGCCAGCACTTGGAGGAATTATGACTCAAAGGGCTCTGCGACAATTAATAAGCAAGAAGTAAAAGATATAAAACACATGATTAATACACCACAGGTCTCTTTTTTCATTGAAAACCTTTCATCTTAAGAAGACGAGACCATCAAACAAAAAAGGTTCAACTCCGTTCTTTTGAATCACATTCAAAAgcctttgtttatattttagttTATGAATCCTTCCTCGGGGAAATTCCATAAACAACCGACATTTCAAATATCACTGCACATCTTCACTGGAGCCTGGATGATGACTCGCGTTATAACATCACATTTCATTCAACATTTGCACTTAAAAGCAGATTCATGAGAAAGACACTGAAGCAAACTAAAGTGTATTAAAACGTTATTTATATGAATCTTATTGAGATTGTTGCACTTTAAATATCCATAAAAGAATCACATGATGGTCCAGACATGAACTCATTTGATCATAATTGATGAAACATTGTGTTGCAATACTTTTACAAAATAATATGACAATGAAGTGATTTGATAGTTTTTAGCTTCAAGATACCACAGTTTGTAATCTTTACACTATGAAGACATCACATGTCTATTacatcaagacaacacaaagtcaaactgcagaggttttaaaatcaatctttaCATTTGTTTAGTCTGGGATGTTAGAAAGCTCGTCTTTTCCGATGTTCCCTCAGCTGATGATGCACACAATGTTCTTCCCCTCCAGATCAGGGATCTTGTTGTTCAGGATGGCAGCCATAGCAGCGGAGCCTGAAGGCTCCACCACCAGTCCAGAAGCGTAAAGGATGGAAACTGCTTTCTGAATCTCTTGGTCGCTCACGAGGACAATCCCCTCAACATAACGCTGACACAGCTCAAAGGGCAGTGTGCCTGGGATGCAAAGAGAATGAAAGAGTGGCAAGGTTACAACACAACCAGCAACGTGAATATAGCCATTTGAAGTATAGTCAAGCTGGTTGCAGACTCTTTTCCCACAGAGCGACAATTTGAAAATGTACTTTATCTGGGTTTCCACACCGCAAAAATGCAGAATTAGAAAGAGCTTGAGTTAAAATTGCATCGAGATTTATGTTTGATAACCGCGTCCTGCAAAGCGAaagatcaacaacaacatcctgCATGATACCTGCAAAAGGTGGTGCAAGTCCTGAGGCGATGCTCTTGGTGTCCATGCCCACTGGCTTCTTCTCGATGTAACTTTTATGCATTGTGCATGCTGTGTTtgacaagaaacaaaacaatggaaacaagCTAACATTGATTTAATTTGTTGCAGCTCATATCCGTACTCCTCAACTCTAGCTGTACCTCCTTCTGGTTCCACACCGTAGATTCTGGTCTCATCACAGCCTGACAATTTGATGGCAGACGCTACACCCGCCAGCAGACCCCCTCCACCGCAGCACACCACCACCACATCGGGCGTGGGCATCACCTCAAGCAACTCCATACCTAGACTAGGACATACACAAATATGTAGAGAGCATAGATTAAACTACTGGTTTAAGCTTATAGTTTAGTTTTGGTACAGTTTAAACCTTGTCACACATATAGCacaataaataatgtaaatatttcCTATTACCTAACATGTCATTTTTGTCGCGGATGGGATTTTAATCATCCAAAATGGTCACGGTCAGCCCTGGATGTCATACCTGGCATGTCCTGCTATTAGATCCAGGTCATCATATGAGTGCAGGAAGGTCATGTTGTCCTCCTGAACGCAGCGGTTCACCACAttcatcaaacaggaagttggAACTCGCTCCACTTCCAACCCAAAACTCTGAAGATGAGACGGGTATAACTACCACTGAATGGATTTTAAATAGACTAtatttcagtcagtcagtgaatAACCTGGTACCTGTATGAGGACGGATCTGGACACCGGAGCAGTCTCCGGCATTACCACCTTACCCTTTGATCCAAAGTGTTTGGAGGCATAGGCGAAGGACTTCCCATAGTTTCCAGCAGACATCGTGACAAAATGACCATCCTTCTGTCGCTTGGCAAATTGATTGGCCACTCCTCTAATCTTGAACGACCCTGTCGACGAAATGAAACGCACATCTTAAAAGAAGTGAGACATCACCAGAAAAATCGACTTATGGAGATTCTCCTCTGACCCGTTCTCTGCATGTTCTCCAGTTTGATAAGGATGTTGCAGTTGACGTTGAGAGGCAGAGTTGTCTGGCACCAAGGGATCGTTGGAGTGTTGATGACACCCAGCGGGCTGCTTCTCACTGTCTCCCTGGCTTCTCTCAGCAGATCCAGGGTGACGAGATCTGCAGACACCTCACCCATCTGTGTTAGacaaaaatgtataatatatattattaatatGGGGAATACACTGGCATTTTGGAATCATGTTAGATTGCTTTAAAGATACATTAATAATGCATACCCTACATAATATCATTCGCAccacagacccccccccacctcccatACTTTATTATTGTGTATTTAAAGATTATATTTCTCATTTGCTCAGAACATTACTCTGTCATTCATCTTCagtaaaaataatttcaaataaaacatgtcttGTAAATAACACTGTAATAAACTCGGCTTTAGGTTTTCGCTGGTGTCCCGGATTCTGAACATGTGTGCACTCCATGCTGCCTAATGTTCACAAAAggacatttaattaaaaaaacaaataacaaagtCGTCATGTAACTAAAAAAAGCATGCTTAGTGTGTTTTGGCCTTTTAACCCACTTACcttgatatttcttttttactttcagtaacttaaaaaaaaaaaaaaaaaaaaaaagctgtacgAGGGCCCTTTAAAGTTTACAGTGTTACATCTTTAGCGGCCCCCCACCAGCACAACAGAACAGTTCCCACATGTGTGTAGTCGGACTTTTATCTTGATTGGACCGAAAAACATGGCAGTCCCTGCAAGTTCAAAATGGGGAGCTGTTAGCTAACACACCATAGTTATTGCTCTGTATTTTTTGATGCagttataatatatatatatatatttttttaaactgggtTTTAATTTGCGAACATGGGTGTCATTCGACGCGTTGTGTGCGCCATGTCGGGAGGTGTCGACAGCTCTGTTACAGCCTTGTTACTGAAGAGAAGAGGTAAGAGAAACATGTCATGTGTGACATATTAGTCACAGTTACACACCTGaatccattttttaaatgtcagagtcGCTGTCTTTAATATGCAGGCTATAATGTAACTGGAGTTTTTATGAAGAACTGGGACTCCCTGGATGAAAAAGGGGTTTGCACTGCAGAGGAAGACTGTGAAGACGCCTACAAAGTGTGTCAGATCCTGAACATCCCCTTCCATCAAGTGTCCTATGTCAAAGAGTACTGGCATGACGTTTTCAGGTAATGTTAGTTTGCTTTTTGATgcattagtaaaaaaaacaa containing:
- the tprkb gene encoding EKC/KEOPS complex subunit TPRKB, coding for MHLTHDLELFPGRRVTQLLFKDVKNAAELRQCAVKGEVNGALINPTMLVNPFQVLVAANKAVHLQTIGKMKTRSLYSEIIFNLSPTNNISEAFKRFGISDGDESVMVVLVHSRDEPQPLSDIVARVNGQQVAVEDVSSLSNNTKIQKLYKVTPQEERCGTLLDAVVCRMATKDVV
- the srr gene encoding L-threonine ammonia-lyase codes for the protein MGEVSADLVTLDLLREARETVRSSPLGVINTPTIPWCQTTLPLNVNCNILIKLENMQRTGSFKIRGVANQFAKRQKDGHFVTMSAGNYGKSFAYASKHFGSKGKVVMPETAPVSRSVLIQSFGLEVERVPTSCLMNVVNRCVQEDNMTFLHSYDDLDLIAGHASLGMELLEVMPTPDVVVVCCGGGGLLAGVASAIKLSGCDETRIYGVEPEGACTMHKSYIEKKPVGMDTKSIASGLAPPFAGTLPFELCQRYVEGIVLVSDQEIQKAVSILYASGLVVEPSGSAAMAAILNNKIPDLEGKNIVCIIS